A window of the Pedobacter frigiditerrae genome harbors these coding sequences:
- a CDS encoding FecR family protein, with translation MLSNPEFLDLISRHLNNPSDLEMQLEVEKYRAESTENDTFFLEIKNLWELSGKASRINEVDADQAIQKFKGHLIKESPKKKTFWLTRIAASILLFSIGYLIYNQSTKTVFTVKSTNENQVDSVRLADGSVVILAENSEVRYPDKFDAIREISLLKGQAFFKIHKDPNHPFKVIMNKSNVVVLGTSFNIKMSKSKIDLGVITGKVIFTPYQNGTTSILTAGQALTYDVTKKEFLTKTAQNSDSWLTKELIFVDTPLEEVCKQLTEYYGANIKLKNDKHAEKKLNATFKYQTLDQVLEILNKTYNIRISKENNQINLITP, from the coding sequence ATGCTCTCAAACCCTGAATTTTTAGATTTAATTTCTAGGCATTTAAACAATCCTTCTGATTTGGAAATGCAATTGGAAGTTGAAAAATATAGAGCTGAGTCTACTGAAAATGACACATTCTTCTTAGAAATAAAAAACTTATGGGAGCTTTCTGGCAAGGCATCTAGGATTAATGAAGTAGATGCTGATCAAGCAATTCAAAAGTTTAAGGGCCATTTAATTAAGGAATCGCCTAAGAAAAAAACTTTTTGGTTAACAAGAATTGCAGCCTCCATCTTATTATTCTCTATTGGTTATCTAATCTATAACCAAAGTACAAAAACCGTTTTTACTGTAAAATCGACAAATGAAAATCAAGTTGATTCTGTAAGATTAGCTGATGGTTCTGTAGTTATTCTTGCAGAAAATAGCGAAGTAAGGTATCCTGATAAGTTTGACGCGATAAGAGAAATTTCTTTGTTAAAGGGACAAGCTTTTTTCAAAATCCATAAAGATCCTAATCATCCTTTCAAGGTTATCATGAATAAATCTAACGTAGTAGTGTTAGGTACTTCTTTCAATATTAAAATGTCTAAATCTAAGATTGATTTAGGCGTAATAACCGGAAAAGTAATATTTACACCTTACCAAAATGGTACAACATCTATATTAACAGCTGGGCAGGCACTTACTTATGATGTAACTAAAAAAGAATTTTTAACCAAAACAGCTCAAAATTCTGATTCATGGCTAACAAAGGAGTTGATCTTTGTGGATACACCATTAGAGGAAGTGTGTAAACAATTAACAGAGTATTACGGTGCAAATATTAAACTAAAAAATGACAAACATGCTGAGAAAAAGCTAAATGCAACTTTCAAGTATCAAACCTTGGATCAAGTTTTAGAGATATTGAATAAAACCTATAATATTAGAATTAGTAAAGAAAACAACCAAATAAATTTAATAACACCCTAA
- a CDS encoding RNA polymerase sigma-70 factor: MINIKTGTDLYVVINENQVPAFTNFYTQFFQKLLLTSDKYVEDVFIAEEIVQDVFLKIWEDPEGLNEIKSINSYLYRSVINASINYLNRQKNIERHHLKIASNYSEESLVELDEENELIVLINNEIEKLPAQCKKVFKLSRFEHLKYKEIANLLDISERTVENHIANALKLLRVELLGRKTIKNKLQNKKFLIFLNFLLIS; the protein is encoded by the coding sequence GTGATAAATATAAAAACAGGAACGGATTTATATGTAGTTATCAATGAAAACCAAGTGCCGGCTTTCACTAATTTTTATACGCAGTTTTTTCAAAAACTATTGTTAACTAGTGATAAATATGTTGAGGATGTTTTCATTGCAGAAGAAATTGTACAAGATGTTTTCTTAAAGATTTGGGAAGACCCTGAAGGGCTCAACGAAATTAAATCCATCAATTCTTATTTATATAGGTCAGTTATCAATGCGTCTATAAATTATCTAAATAGACAGAAAAACATAGAACGTCATCATCTAAAAATTGCATCTAATTATTCTGAAGAATCGCTAGTCGAACTTGATGAAGAGAATGAGCTAATTGTGCTCATTAATAATGAAATTGAAAAACTTCCCGCCCAATGTAAAAAAGTGTTTAAATTAAGCAGATTTGAACACTTAAAATATAAAGAGATAGCAAATTTGCTTGATATCTCTGAGCGTACCGTGGAAAATCATATAGCTAATGCTTTAAAGTTACTAAGGGTTGAGCTTTTGGGTAGAAAAACAATCAAAAACAAGCTGCAGAATAAGAAGTTTTTAATTTTTTTAAATTTTCTGCTAATTAGCTAG
- a CDS encoding DUF420 domain-containing protein — translation MNTPVEQKYNKWIITLSIAIPLVVALLFGVNLRKLGYDVKPLSFLPPIYATINGLTAIVLVIAVVAIKNGKRKLHENLMKFAILLSVLFLGMYVAYHMTSDSTKFGGEGTIKYVYYFILITHICLSVIIIPFVLITYVRALAERFDKHKKIAKITFPMWLYVAVTGVIVYLMIAPYYNY, via the coding sequence ATGAATACTCCAGTAGAGCAAAAATATAATAAATGGATCATTACTTTATCCATCGCAATCCCCTTGGTTGTAGCATTATTATTTGGTGTTAATTTAAGGAAGCTTGGTTATGACGTAAAGCCATTGTCTTTTTTGCCTCCCATTTACGCAACAATTAATGGATTAACTGCAATAGTACTGGTTATCGCTGTTGTTGCCATTAAGAATGGGAAAAGAAAACTTCATGAAAACTTAATGAAGTTTGCCATTTTGCTATCGGTATTATTTCTAGGTATGTATGTTGCTTACCACATGACGTCAGATTCTACAAAATTTGGGGGAGAGGGCACGATTAAATACGTTTATTATTTTATCCTGATTACCCATATTTGCTTATCTGTAATTATTATACCTTTTGTATTGATCACATATGTAAGGGCCTTAGCCGAAAGATTTGATAAGCATAAAAAAATAGCTAAAATCACTTTCCCGATGTGGTTATATGTAGCAGTTACTGGTGTTATTGTATACCTAATGATTGCTCCATATTATAATTATTAG
- a CDS encoding SCO family protein: MKYNPIKKILILVTILAVPGFLYYLLQEKGKNRYKPLAIYGPKKVAPTFHTVRGKQIPDTVYHVIEDFKLVNQKADTLTWDNYKGKIVLLNLFYTNGASGVEFANKAMATFASVYEKNTMVHFIGLSIDSQYDTPTVLSEYAKRISANPGKWDLLTGDSAQVNNLIKNGLLLDALKVVESGKAKFTFSNMFVLLDSQHRVRGYYEATNQEALSKLDDEIKVLVAEELRNMRDGR, translated from the coding sequence ATGAAATATAATCCAATTAAAAAGATATTAATCCTGGTAACCATTTTAGCGGTACCGGGATTTTTATATTATTTACTACAAGAAAAAGGCAAAAATAGATATAAACCATTAGCTATTTATGGCCCTAAAAAAGTAGCGCCAACCTTTCATACAGTTAGAGGTAAACAAATTCCAGATACAGTTTATCATGTTATTGAAGATTTCAAATTAGTAAATCAAAAAGCTGACACATTAACTTGGGATAACTATAAAGGGAAAATAGTATTGTTAAATCTATTTTATACTAATGGAGCTAGTGGTGTAGAATTTGCAAATAAAGCGATGGCTACCTTTGCTAGTGTGTATGAAAAAAACACCATGGTTCATTTTATAGGATTAAGTATAGATTCCCAGTATGATACGCCGACAGTTTTAAGCGAATATGCTAAAAGGATATCAGCAAATCCTGGGAAATGGGATTTGTTAACAGGTGATAGCGCTCAAGTAAACAACCTTATCAAAAATGGATTGCTATTAGATGCCTTAAAGGTAGTTGAAAGTGGCAAAGCCAAATTTACCTTTAGTAATATGTTCGTATTATTAGATTCGCAACATAGGGTAAGGGGTTATTATGAAGCAACAAATCAAGAAGCACTATCAAAACTAGATGATGAAATAAAAGTGTTAGTTGCTGAGGAATTGAGAAATATGAGGGACGGGCGATAG
- a CDS encoding cytochrome C oxidase subunit IV family protein, with protein sequence MSEHNVHTTEDHGHGDHEGMTKGRIWKVFFILLFITVIEFIIALWIKPAGYFGDHAILIGNSLYIALTLLKAFYIVAYFMHLKFEKLGLQLALSVSFIFIIYFIVLMLIEGGYIHDHMPQLP encoded by the coding sequence ATGTCAGAACATAACGTACATACAACAGAAGATCACGGTCATGGTGACCACGAGGGAATGACTAAAGGTAGAATCTGGAAAGTATTTTTTATCCTGTTATTCATTACTGTTATTGAGTTTATCATTGCATTATGGATTAAACCAGCTGGTTACTTTGGAGATCATGCAATTTTAATCGGTAACTCACTTTATATTGCTTTAACATTATTGAAAGCTTTTTATATTGTGGCTTATTTTATGCACTTAAAATTTGAGAAACTTGGATTGCAATTGGCATTATCGGTTTCTTTTATATTTATTATTTATTTCATTGTTTTAATGCTGATTGAAGGTGGTTATATCCATGACCATATGCCTCAACTGCCATAA
- a CDS encoding cytochrome c oxidase subunit 3, whose translation MDSLSKLDQVKTTPWAGGRSPWSVEYGKIMMWFFLLSDAFTFSSLLVYYGAQRFTKFTWPSPDLVFQSIPGIADHGYPLVFVGIMTFILIMSSVTMVLAVEAGHRRAKKEVIWWMVATIIGGFMFLGCQAIEWTHLHHEGFWWGTIPAAEELTHFFTGPVSTVAAQQFANLFFTITGFHGFHVFSGVIINIIILCMTINGTFEKRGHYLMVEKVGLYWHFVDLVWVFVFTFFYLV comes from the coding sequence TCGGTAGAATATGGTAAAATAATGATGTGGTTTTTCTTATTATCAGATGCCTTCACATTCTCATCATTATTGGTTTATTATGGTGCACAACGTTTCACTAAATTTACTTGGCCATCGCCAGATTTGGTTTTTCAATCTATACCTGGCATAGCAGATCACGGTTACCCTTTGGTTTTTGTAGGTATCATGACTTTTATTTTGATCATGAGTTCTGTAACTATGGTTTTGGCGGTAGAAGCTGGACATAGAAGAGCTAAGAAAGAAGTAATATGGTGGATGGTAGCTACCATTATTGGTGGTTTCATGTTCTTAGGCTGTCAAGCAATAGAATGGACTCATTTACATCATGAAGGCTTTTGGTGGGGAACCATCCCTGCTGCTGAAGAATTAACTCATTTCTTTACTGGACCTGTTTCTACAGTTGCAGCACAACAATTTGCAAATTTGTTCTTTACTATCACAGGTTTTCACGGTTTTCACGTATTTAGTGGTGTAATTATTAATATCATCATTTTATGTATGACTATTAATGGAACATTCGAGAAACGTGGTCATTATTTAATGGTAGAAAAAGTTGGTTTATACTGGCACTTTGTAGATTTAGTTTGGGTGTTTGTATTTACATTCTTCTATTTAGTTTAA